In Ostrea edulis chromosome 4, xbOstEdul1.1, whole genome shotgun sequence, a single window of DNA contains:
- the LOC125661436 gene encoding uncharacterized protein LOC125661436, with protein MKIIMTATVALCEEKFPTAGLILPLLGKLRKHFTICDTDLESLKSIKELVGKNLAVRYTQQDIVHFLEEASALDPRTKKTSMIDEETWERIINKCITIIALHKNNIIAKQEPGVVTDVSVQPALPSLKDTPKDEKDIAACEPPLKKSALSSLFEDDRSNSSRSSFTRQ; from the exons atgaaaataataatgacaGCAACAGTAGCACTATGTGAAGAAAAGTTCCCTACTGCAGGGCTGATTTTGCCTTTATTAGGAAAACTGAGGAAGCATTTTACAATTTGTGACACTGATTTGGAATCTTTGAAATCAATAAAAGAGTTGGTTGGCAAGAATTTAGCAGTAAGATACACACAACAGGACATTGTTCATTTTCTAGAGGAGGCAAGTGCCCTTGACCCTAGAACTAAAAAAACCTCTATGATTGATGAAGAAACATGGGAGAGAATTATCAACAAGTGTATTACCATTATTGCTTTGCACAAGAACAATATAATTGCCAAGCAGGAACCAGGAGTAGTTACTGATGTTTCTGTCCAACCAGCCCTACCAAGTTTAAAGGATACACCTAAAGACGAAAAAGACATTGCTGCTTGTGAG CCTCCACTGAAAAAGTCAGCTTTGTCATCATTGTTTGAGGATGACAGAAGTAACTCAAGTAGATCCTCCTTTACTAGACAGTGA